The Nitrospira sp. KM1 genome includes a window with the following:
- a CDS encoding Hpt domain-containing protein, which translates to MDARAVFDFEQVLASLDGDQALFVELAVLFLEESPKELAAARAALDRSDAQSLATAAHRLKGSVLQFCAHSVSECAKQLEELGRSGDLATAGTAYRTMEVRLQELSDALNHVLAEGRVSSPRR; encoded by the coding sequence GTGGATGCACGCGCGGTATTCGATTTCGAACAGGTACTGGCGAGCCTCGATGGGGATCAAGCTCTCTTCGTCGAATTGGCCGTACTCTTCCTTGAAGAGAGCCCTAAGGAGCTAGCCGCAGCACGGGCGGCCTTGGACCGTAGCGATGCTCAAAGTTTGGCGACGGCTGCACACCGTCTCAAAGGATCCGTACTCCAGTTCTGTGCTCATTCTGTTTCCGAGTGCGCAAAGCAGCTGGAGGAACTCGGTCGCAGCGGTGATCTGGCGACGGCTGGCACGGCCTATCGCACAATGGAAGTGCGACTGCAAGAGCTGAGTGATGCTCTAAACCATGTCTTGGCCGAAGGCCGCGTTTCCAGCCCGCGCCGTTAA
- a CDS encoding PP2C family protein-serine/threonine phosphatase — MPYDNPSQLDPTSVPRTASVLVIDDEPVARRSLAGRLKNMGYQVIEAKDGAEGLELVHQSRPDLIIVDWMMPGMDGPTLCETLRRDAAMATSQIIMMTAHDQPEQIAEGLARGADDFLSKSASLQEIGARVQAGLRAHALVTQLERTRDDLKRSNHDLVAKQAVLEEDLLSSARFIESLLPPPGRPVPGMAMTWRYLPSLTLGGDLFGVRPWGPEHLGLFMLDASGHGVSAALRAAAMVGFLHPDNLIHVVGSYDPEAIVTEANRRFPMTEEGDYFTLWVGTIHLPTWTLTSVSAGHGGAALCRPDQSCIWLSQTNLPLGFTHDATYRAMTSGIHPRDRLYLLSDGIYETMSPDKELWGRERLQQVIEQQADQSLIETIDRCLLASRAWQQAEHFRDDAAMVGLQRLA; from the coding sequence ATGCCATACGACAATCCTAGCCAGCTAGACCCGACATCGGTGCCCAGGACCGCCTCGGTGTTGGTGATCGACGACGAACCAGTGGCCAGACGAAGCCTCGCCGGCCGCTTGAAAAATATGGGATATCAGGTGATCGAAGCGAAGGATGGAGCCGAGGGGCTCGAATTGGTGCACCAGTCTCGGCCGGATCTTATCATCGTCGATTGGATGATGCCCGGGATGGACGGACCGACGCTATGCGAAACGTTGCGCCGCGATGCAGCCATGGCGACCAGTCAGATCATTATGATGACCGCGCACGATCAGCCAGAGCAGATTGCCGAAGGACTTGCCAGAGGAGCCGATGACTTCTTGAGTAAATCTGCCAGTCTCCAGGAAATCGGGGCACGGGTGCAGGCCGGACTACGGGCTCATGCCCTGGTGACACAACTAGAGCGGACCCGTGATGATTTAAAACGGTCCAACCATGACCTTGTGGCGAAGCAAGCGGTACTGGAAGAAGATTTGCTGTCCTCCGCGCGATTCATTGAATCCTTATTGCCCCCGCCGGGGCGACCGGTTCCCGGAATGGCCATGACATGGCGATATTTGCCCTCTTTAACACTGGGCGGGGATCTCTTCGGGGTGCGGCCCTGGGGGCCTGAGCATCTCGGGCTATTCATGCTTGATGCGTCGGGACATGGTGTGTCGGCCGCATTGCGGGCCGCGGCAATGGTGGGCTTCCTGCACCCCGACAATCTGATCCACGTAGTCGGATCGTACGATCCGGAAGCCATCGTGACGGAAGCCAACCGGCGATTTCCCATGACAGAAGAGGGAGACTATTTCACGCTCTGGGTGGGAACGATCCACCTGCCTACGTGGACGCTGACGTCTGTTTCGGCAGGGCACGGAGGCGCGGCCTTGTGCCGGCCGGATCAGTCATGCATCTGGCTGAGTCAGACGAATCTCCCATTGGGGTTCACTCACGACGCGACCTACCGTGCCATGACCAGCGGCATACATCCTCGTGACCGTCTATACCTGCTGAGTGACGGCATTTATGAAACGATGTCTCCAGACAAAGAGTTATGGGGAAGAGAAAGACTTCAACAAGTGATTGAGCAACAGGCCGACCAGTCGTTGATCGAAACGATCGACCGATGTCTACTCGCGTCTCGCGCATGGCAACAGGCCGAGCACTTTCGTGATGACGCGGCGATGGTCGGCTTACAACGGCTTGCCTGA